The DNA sequence GATCCTGATCCTCTGGTACGGGCCGAGGTGGCCCGGATCGACGCGTTCGACGCCGAGGTGATCGACGTCCACGAGATCCGAAAAGCCGGGCGGCACCTGGCAACCCATGCGGGCATCCGCCGGTTGTCGGCCGCCGCGCTGGCCGAGGTGCTGGACCAGGATGAACCGGGGGCGCTGCGGTCGCTGGCGGGCAACCGGCATACGCCGCGCGACGTCGTCTCGAGACTGCTACGCGACGCCCGGCCCGCCGTCCGGGCCGGTGTCGCCGGGCGGCCGGATCTCACCCCTGAACAGATCGCGAAGCTGGTTGGCGATCCAGAAACGCTGGTACGGCACGCCGTGTCGCTGCGGTCGGACCTGACCGCCGAGCAGCGCGGCGAGCTGGCCAGCGACCGGACCGAGGTGGAGAACATACGGCCGCTACCGCGACCGGTCGAGTGGGAGGCCGAACTGACGGACCCGCGTACCGCACGGGAGGCCGCCGCCGATCCGGCCCTACCGGTGGCCCGAATGGCCGACATCCTGGCCCATCTGGGCGTGCCGTGACCTGACCTCCATCCGCCCCGCCGGTCCCCCGCCCAACCACATCGGTGCGGTTTCAGGGAAAGTGCTGGAATCACGGGCCGAATTCATGCGGTTTCCCCGAAACAGCACGGTCAAGATGGGAGTGGGCGGCGGTCAGGGGTGGATGTGGTCGGGGTTGGCCTCGATGAAGGTGCGGATGCGCTCCATGTAGGCGTCCATGAGGTCGAACAGGGCGCTTCCGAGCTGGTCGAGTGCCTTGCGGGTGCTCGGCGACAGCGAGTCGACGAGCGCCTCCCGTTGCGGGTCGGACATGGTGGCGGGGTCGAGTCCGACGATGGCCAGTGCCTGGGTGACGAGAGCCTTGACGTCGTCGGCGCCGACCAGGTCCAGAGCTGCGAGCGCGGAAGCGATCTGGGCGACGGGCGTCATGTCCAGCCAGCCCTCGAAGCCGTTCGGCGACACCGCGGTGTCGATCCAGGCCAGGTCGGTCACGGCCTGCTCCTCGGAAGACAGTCGCCTGCCGTGCGCCGCCTTCCTCTCGAGTTCGTGTGCGAGGTCGAGTACCACCGTCTGGGCATCACTCACGGGCCACATGTTGGATCATCGACTGATGTTGCTGACCTCCGGGCGGGGACTGGATCAGCGGCCGCGCCAGCCGTCCAGCTCGTTACAGTCGCCCGGTGGAGGCTGACGAGTTCTGGGGGCTGGTCGAGCAGGCGAGACAGGACGCCCGCGCCGAGTCGTCGCGGCCGAGCGCCGGGGCGATCGGGCAGGCGCTGGTACGGCGGTTGACGAGGCTGCCACTTGAGCGCATCGTCGACTTCGCGCATCTCTGCTGGTCGGTGAAGGAGCGGGTCGACCGGTGGGAGTTCTGCGCCGCGTGCCTCGTGATTACGGGGTACCTGTCCGACGACACCTTCGACTACTTCAAGGCGGGGCTGATCGGTCTGGGCCGGGAGGCGTTCGACCGCGTGACGGCCGATCCGGACAGCCTCGCGAACCATCCTGACGTCGTGGCGATCGCGGCCGGTCACGCCCCGCCTGACCACCTACGCGGGGAGGAGATCCTCTCCGCCGCAGGTGAGGCTTACTTCGCCCGTACCGGTGATGAGGAGGCCTTCCACGAAGCCATGATGAGTGGGCCGACCGACGGCACACGAGGCTCGGAGTGGGACGGCCGGTTCGGGGAGGAGGACGTCGCCGCGATACCGGTTCGGCTGCCCGGGCTCGTGGCCTGCTTTGGGGAGACCCTGGGCAGCGGTGGGACTTCCTAGCTATGTCGTACCTGGCCCACTACGCCGTCTGCGGCGTCCGCCCGCCGGCCACCACGTCCTGACTACCCCTTACACGGTGGCGGCGGGCGGATTCCTGCGCAACAACGGCACCGTGGCCCGCACCATCGGTGTTGTGGCCGTCTGCGCACCGCCGCCCGCCGGATAAGTGATCAACCGAGTCTCGGTCACCGTCGCCTGATCGACGGCGGCTCCTGCCCGCCGGATGTGGTCCGGGGGCAGGAGCCGCCTGTCTGACGGGGGCGCGGCGGACCGGCCTAGACACCGGCGGCGACCGCCGCTCCGAGGCAGAGCAGGGTGCCGCCGGTGAGCAGCTGCAGGCGGCGCTGGACGGCCGGGCGAGCGGCGAAGACACGCCCGCGGTTGACAGCCCAGGTGAACACCACATACCAGGCCGCGGTGACGAGGGCCCAGAGCGCACCCAACGCGACGCTGGAGAGGAACACAGGGCCGTCGGCGGTGAGGAACTGGGGCAGCAGCGAGATCGCGAACACCCCGGCCTTGGGGTTGCCGAGGTTGGTGGCCAGTCCGGCGAGGTAGGCGCGGCCGTAGCCCGGCCGTCGGGGGTCCGTGTCCGCCGTCGGCTGCGGGCTGCGCTTTCGGTACGCCGACAGCAGCGTGGTCACACCCA is a window from the Catellatospora sp. TT07R-123 genome containing:
- a CDS encoding DUF4375 domain-containing protein codes for the protein MWPVSDAQTVVLDLAHELERKAAHGRRLSSEEQAVTDLAWIDTAVSPNGFEGWLDMTPVAQIASALAALDLVGADDVKALVTQALAIVGLDPATMSDPQREALVDSLSPSTRKALDQLGSALFDLMDAYMERIRTFIEANPDHIHP
- a CDS encoding DUF4240 domain-containing protein; its protein translation is MEADEFWGLVEQARQDARAESSRPSAGAIGQALVRRLTRLPLERIVDFAHLCWSVKERVDRWEFCAACLVITGYLSDDTFDYFKAGLIGLGREAFDRVTADPDSLANHPDVVAIAAGHAPPDHLRGEEILSAAGEAYFARTGDEEAFHEAMMSGPTDGTRGSEWDGRFGEEDVAAIPVRLPGLVACFGETLGSGGTS
- a CDS encoding LysE family translocator, whose product is MPTHLPLFIGTTWLLAMLPGAGQALMLRQTLHGGPRTAWASIAGTCTGLLAWSTAAAAGLSAVLLANPHAYAALRIGGGVVLAGLGVTTLLSAYRKRSPQPTADTDPRRPGYGRAYLAGLATNLGNPKAGVFAISLLPQFLTADGPVFLSSVALGALWALVTAAWYVVFTWAVNRGRVFAARPAVQRRLQLLTGGTLLCLGAAVAAGV